The following coding sequences lie in one Porphyromonas asaccharolytica DSM 20707 genomic window:
- the lpxB gene encoding lipid-A-disaccharide synthase produces the protein MKYLLIAGEASGDEHGARLIASLKAVDAKAAFSFIGGDKMAQQAGVAPLYHYREIAVMGFTSVLRSMRKIRLAARLLQEEMRSNLPDVVIPIDYGGFNLRYTLPMAHRHGVPVVYYIPPKVWASRRRRIKRLQSYTDLCLTILPFEADYLSQRGVTARYVGNPSIQSVGKLLDSNAKLCDTARPYIALLPGSREAEIARNLPIMCQAIDLLPAPWRAVIAGAPSIDPAYYTPYINERIELVTDETLPLLAGASAALVTSGTATLETALIGTPQVVAYRLPIGCLARWAFDHLLPIRYFSLVNLIAESPVVEELLGDAVTAQRLVQALSPLLDRESTAYQTQQAQYRMVRQRLEPSRIASQVAAERIYHELSTQWESEE, from the coding sequence ATGAAATACCTCCTCATAGCTGGCGAGGCCTCTGGCGACGAGCATGGTGCACGGCTCATCGCCTCACTCAAAGCGGTCGATGCGAAGGCCGCTTTTTCCTTTATTGGGGGGGACAAGATGGCGCAGCAGGCGGGTGTAGCCCCACTATACCACTACCGTGAGATAGCGGTCATGGGCTTCACGAGTGTGCTGCGCAGTATGCGCAAGATACGACTAGCTGCACGCCTACTACAAGAGGAGATGCGCTCGAATCTGCCTGATGTCGTCATCCCAATCGACTACGGAGGCTTTAACCTGCGCTACACGCTCCCGATGGCGCATCGTCACGGCGTGCCAGTGGTTTACTACATACCGCCTAAGGTGTGGGCCTCTCGTCGTAGGCGCATCAAGCGTCTCCAGAGCTACACAGATCTCTGCTTGACAATACTTCCCTTTGAGGCGGACTACCTCTCGCAGCGTGGCGTCACGGCCCGCTACGTGGGCAATCCGAGCATACAGAGCGTGGGCAAGCTGCTGGATAGTAATGCTAAGCTATGCGACACCGCACGACCCTATATAGCGCTCCTCCCAGGGAGCCGCGAAGCGGAGATAGCCCGTAACCTACCGATCATGTGCCAAGCGATCGACCTCCTCCCAGCCCCATGGCGCGCAGTCATCGCAGGAGCACCGAGCATCGATCCAGCGTACTACACTCCTTATATAAATGAGCGCATAGAGTTGGTCACCGATGAGACGCTCCCGCTCTTGGCTGGAGCGTCGGCTGCGTTGGTCACCTCCGGGACAGCCACGCTTGAGACAGCGCTCATAGGTACCCCGCAGGTGGTCGCCTACCGCCTCCCCATAGGGTGCTTGGCTCGTTGGGCATTCGACCATCTTCTTCCGATCCGATACTTTTCATTGGTCAACTTGATTGCCGAGTCTCCCGTCGTCGAGGAGCTGCTGGGCGATGCCGTGACAGCGCAGCGACTCGTTCAAGCGCTGAGCCCGCTGCTCGATCGTGAGAGCACAGCTTATCAGACGCAGCAAGCGCAATATCGTATGGTGCGTCAGCGCCTAGAGCCTTCACGCATAGCTTCGCAGGTAGCAGCCGAGAGGATCTACCACGAGTTGTCTACGCAGTGGGAGTCGGAAGAGTAG
- a CDS encoding FKBP-type peptidyl-prolyl cis-trans isomerase, with protein MKYNLSLRASLLALLSLLLLTACEDPIDASTQWRINNESSFNEYASNEEYTKASIEGSSAYVYMKWLAHGEGKEYPIETSRIKCHYEMRLLVGDKVVDGNYGSERSAEFAINRGPKNQLVEGARIGLQQMVVGDEAEIIIPWYLGYGERRSGEINPYSALKFRVKLEEIIPESQRSAVAED; from the coding sequence ATGAAATATAATCTATCCCTGAGAGCCAGCCTTCTAGCGCTGCTCTCACTCCTCCTACTCACAGCTTGCGAAGACCCTATTGATGCCTCCACCCAGTGGCGGATCAATAATGAAAGTTCCTTCAATGAGTACGCCTCTAATGAGGAGTATACCAAAGCCTCCATCGAAGGTTCCTCAGCCTACGTCTATATGAAGTGGCTAGCCCATGGCGAAGGCAAGGAGTACCCCATCGAGACCTCACGCATCAAGTGCCACTACGAGATGCGCCTGCTCGTAGGGGACAAGGTGGTCGACGGTAACTACGGGTCGGAGCGTTCGGCCGAGTTTGCGATCAATCGTGGTCCTAAGAATCAGCTCGTCGAGGGAGCCCGCATAGGTCTCCAGCAGATGGTCGTAGGCGATGAGGCGGAGATCATCATCCCGTGGTACCTAGGCTATGGCGAGAGACGCTCTGGCGAGATCAACCCTTACTCGGCACTGAAGTTTCGTGTCAAGCTCGAGGAGATCATCCCCGAGAGCCAGCGCTCAGCGGTGGCTGAGGACTAA
- a CDS encoding porin family protein, translating into MKQTVSTYHTYSLGRRHGLVGLLLLLLIMPMATTLSAQTARPMTRPYADHRRFNWGFHVGVHVEDLIIDNLGPTEGEAQTLYAAVPSYSPGFSVGVIANYNPHIDWSIRVLPTLHFGEQRLLFRTWEETGDEAFESMPMRTSQIELPLLVKYSSVRFNDTRPYLVGGVYGLLNMGQKKGAPLQFAPLSAGWTFGVGCDIYLRYFKLSPELRFDFGFTDLIRHNRPDLDEGASMRYTNALRRGTGRMIMLTFCFE; encoded by the coding sequence GTGAAGCAAACCGTAAGCACATATCATACCTATTCACTAGGTCGTCGCCATGGGCTGGTAGGGCTCTTGCTCCTGCTGCTGATAATGCCGATGGCTACCACGCTCTCTGCACAGACAGCGAGACCGATGACACGACCCTATGCGGATCATAGGCGATTCAATTGGGGATTTCATGTGGGGGTGCATGTGGAGGATCTGATCATCGACAACCTTGGCCCGACGGAGGGGGAGGCGCAGACGCTCTATGCGGCAGTGCCTAGCTATAGCCCGGGCTTTAGCGTGGGAGTCATAGCAAACTACAATCCGCATATAGACTGGAGTATACGGGTCCTGCCGACACTACACTTTGGGGAGCAGCGACTGCTCTTTAGGACTTGGGAGGAGACGGGCGACGAGGCTTTTGAATCGATGCCGATGCGCACCAGTCAGATCGAGCTGCCACTACTGGTCAAGTACAGCTCTGTGCGCTTCAACGACACCCGCCCCTACCTCGTGGGGGGTGTCTACGGCTTGCTCAATATGGGTCAGAAAAAGGGTGCCCCCTTGCAGTTCGCACCGCTCTCAGCGGGCTGGACCTTTGGCGTAGGGTGCGACATTTACCTGCGCTACTTCAAGCTCTCGCCTGAGCTACGCTTTGATTTTGGCTTTACTGACCTGATCCGTCACAACCGGCCCGACCTGGACGAGGGGGCTAGCATGCGCTATACCAATGCGCTACGCCGTGGCACAGGACGTATGATCATGCTCACCTTCTGCTTCGAGTAG
- a CDS encoding glycine--tRNA ligase, with amino-acid sequence MASQEDLFKKIVSHCKEYGFVFPSSDIYDGLSAVYDYGQNGVELKNNIKRYWWEAMTRLHPNVVGIDSSIFMHPDIWRASGHIDAFNDPLIDNKDSKKRYRADVLIEDQIAKIEGKAQKEIDKARKRFGDSFDESLYRTTNPRVKGYLDQAEALRQRMAKALNDNDLTELRQIIVDEKIVCPISGTTNWTEVRQFNLMFATEVGSTAEGASTIYLRPETAQGIFVNYLNVQKTGRMKLPFGIAQIGKAFRNEIVARQFIFRMREFEQMEMQYFVQPGTELEWFEYWKKLRLHWHYALGFPQSDYRYHDHDKLAHYANAATDIEYLMPFGYKEVEGIHSRTDFDLSRHEEFSGKKLRYYDPDTKESYVPYVVETSIGVDRMFLSVLCGSYKEEQTENGETRVVLSLPPALAPVKLAVLPLVRKDGLDEKAHEVVRLLHLDFTCQYDEKDSIGKRYRRQDAIGTPYCITVDHQTLEDNTVTLRDRDTMQQERIAISALHDLIAERTSINTLLKKIEDEI; translated from the coding sequence ATGGCATCACAAGAAGACCTCTTTAAGAAGATTGTATCCCACTGTAAGGAGTACGGATTTGTCTTCCCCTCATCTGATATTTACGACGGACTGAGCGCCGTCTATGACTACGGTCAGAACGGTGTAGAGCTCAAGAACAACATCAAGCGCTACTGGTGGGAGGCGATGACACGCCTGCACCCTAACGTGGTCGGCATCGATTCGTCTATCTTTATGCACCCAGACATCTGGCGGGCATCGGGACATATAGATGCTTTCAACGATCCTCTGATCGACAATAAAGACTCCAAGAAGCGCTATCGTGCGGACGTCCTCATCGAGGATCAGATCGCTAAGATCGAGGGTAAGGCGCAGAAGGAGATTGATAAGGCACGCAAGCGCTTTGGGGACTCCTTTGACGAGTCTCTCTACCGCACGACCAATCCTCGTGTCAAGGGGTACCTTGATCAGGCTGAGGCTCTGCGACAGCGTATGGCTAAGGCGCTCAACGATAACGACCTCACGGAGCTACGACAGATCATCGTCGACGAGAAGATCGTCTGTCCCATCAGTGGTACGACGAACTGGACGGAGGTGCGTCAGTTTAACCTGATGTTTGCTACCGAGGTTGGTTCGACGGCTGAGGGCGCTTCGACGATTTACCTACGTCCCGAGACGGCGCAGGGGATCTTTGTCAACTACCTCAACGTGCAGAAGACGGGACGCATGAAGCTCCCCTTCGGTATCGCGCAGATCGGTAAGGCTTTCCGCAATGAGATCGTGGCGCGTCAGTTTATCTTCCGTATGCGTGAGTTTGAGCAGATGGAGATGCAGTACTTCGTCCAGCCTGGCACTGAGCTAGAGTGGTTTGAGTACTGGAAGAAGCTGCGCCTGCACTGGCACTACGCTCTAGGCTTCCCACAGAGCGACTACCGCTACCACGATCACGACAAGCTAGCGCACTATGCCAATGCTGCGACCGATATTGAGTACCTCATGCCCTTTGGCTACAAGGAGGTCGAGGGGATTCATAGTCGTACAGACTTTGACCTATCACGCCACGAGGAGTTCTCAGGCAAGAAGCTCCGCTACTACGATCCCGACACGAAGGAGTCTTACGTCCCATACGTCGTGGAGACCAGTATCGGGGTGGATCGTATGTTCCTCTCCGTACTCTGTGGCTCCTACAAGGAGGAGCAGACAGAAAATGGAGAGACTCGTGTGGTCCTCTCACTACCGCCTGCACTAGCACCAGTCAAGCTAGCTGTCCTACCGCTTGTGCGCAAGGACGGGCTAGATGAGAAGGCTCATGAGGTGGTACGTCTCCTGCATCTCGACTTCACCTGCCAGTATGACGAGAAGGATAGCATCGGCAAGCGCTACCGCCGTCAGGATGCTATCGGTACGCCTTACTGTATCACCGTAGACCACCAGACGCTCGAAGACAATACGGTCACCCTACGTGATCGCGACACGATGCAGCAGGAGCGTATCGCTATCTCTGCGCTACACGATCTCATCGCCGAGCGCACCAGTATCAATACCTTACTTAAGAAGATCGAAGATGAAATATAA
- the surE gene encoding 5'/3'-nucleotidase SurE, whose protein sequence is MKILLTNDDGVHAQGIRELAETLAQIATVTVVAPTEPRSGASSQITSRTPLRLTFMEESAQLPYQIYSCSGTPVDCVKLALNTLFASELPDLVVSGINHGRNDGICAIYSGTVGAAIEAAIARIPAVAFSLADHSDKCDFSEVCAFAKHFIPQVVEHGLPHTTMLNVNFPKAPSKGVKWAPQGTGRFVNEYMRAETPHGTPVYWMQGDQVDPDQRTGTDHYWLIEGYATISPLQIDMTDHPFLEQVAQQWPLHL, encoded by the coding sequence ATGAAGATACTACTGACTAATGATGATGGCGTCCATGCGCAGGGGATCCGTGAGCTGGCGGAGACGCTTGCCCAGATAGCGACGGTGACGGTCGTCGCCCCCACGGAGCCCCGCTCGGGAGCCTCTTCGCAGATTACCTCCCGCACACCGCTACGGCTCACCTTTATGGAGGAGAGTGCGCAGCTTCCCTATCAGATATACAGTTGCTCGGGTACGCCCGTAGATTGTGTCAAGCTAGCGCTCAACACGCTCTTTGCCTCTGAGCTGCCAGACCTCGTGGTCTCTGGAATCAATCATGGGCGCAACGACGGCATCTGCGCTATCTACTCCGGCACCGTGGGAGCTGCCATAGAGGCCGCCATAGCTCGTATACCCGCAGTCGCTTTCTCGCTCGCTGACCACAGCGACAAGTGCGACTTTAGCGAGGTATGCGCCTTTGCCAAGCATTTCATCCCACAGGTGGTCGAGCATGGACTACCGCATACGACGATGCTCAATGTCAACTTCCCGAAGGCTCCCTCCAAGGGTGTCAAGTGGGCACCACAAGGTACAGGACGCTTCGTCAATGAGTATATGCGTGCCGAGACACCGCACGGCACTCCTGTCTACTGGATGCAGGGCGATCAGGTCGATCCCGATCAGCGTACGGGGACGGATCACTACTGGCTCATCGAGGGCTATGCTACGATCTCACCCCTGCAGATCGATATGACAGATCACCCCTTCCTAGAGCAGGTCGCCCAGCAGTGGCCGCTACATCTCTAG
- the upp gene encoding uracil phosphoribosyltransferase — protein MQVYNLSERPSLLTHFISEIRDREIQRDPLRFRANIERIGHIMAYELSKQLHYQTRPVETPLGTAPTAVLDEQLVVATILRAGLPLHHGFLDFFDRAENAFISAYRKVKDDEDFDIHVEYVAAPDLTDKELLLVDPMLATGGSMHLSWQALLKSCGTPRHTHMVAIVASQQAIDFLQSQFDDKAPVTLWVAVIDPALNEHAYIVPGLGDAGDLAFGSKL, from the coding sequence ATGCAGGTATACAATCTATCCGAGAGACCTTCACTCCTGACCCACTTCATCTCTGAGATACGAGACCGAGAGATCCAGAGAGATCCCCTACGCTTTAGAGCAAACATCGAGCGCATCGGCCATATTATGGCTTACGAACTGAGCAAGCAGCTCCACTACCAGACCCGTCCCGTGGAGACGCCTCTCGGTACTGCACCCACGGCCGTACTAGACGAGCAGCTCGTCGTGGCAACGATCCTCCGTGCTGGACTGCCCCTTCATCACGGCTTCCTAGACTTCTTCGATCGTGCCGAAAATGCTTTCATCTCCGCCTATCGCAAGGTCAAGGATGACGAAGACTTTGACATACATGTCGAGTATGTTGCTGCACCAGACTTGACCGATAAAGAGCTACTCCTCGTTGACCCGATGCTCGCCACCGGAGGCTCCATGCATCTCTCTTGGCAGGCGCTCCTCAAGAGCTGTGGCACACCGCGCCATACCCATATGGTCGCCATCGTAGCTAGCCAGCAAGCTATCGACTTCCTCCAGTCTCAGTTTGACGACAAGGCACCTGTCACACTGTGGGTGGCTGTCATCGATCCGGCGCTCAACGAGCACGCTTACATCGTCCCAGGACTGGGTGATGCGGGCGATTTAGCCTTCGGTAGTAAGCTCTAA